In the genome of Populus trichocarpa isolate Nisqually-1 chromosome 6, P.trichocarpa_v4.1, whole genome shotgun sequence, one region contains:
- the LOC7484665 gene encoding AP-4 complex subunit sigma — MGIRFILMVNKQGQTRLAQYYEWLTLEERRALEGEIVRKCLARNDQQCSFVEHRNYKIIYRRYASLFFLVGVDNDENELAILEFIHLLVETMDRHFGNVCELDIMFHLEKAHFMLEEMVMNGCIVETSKSNILSPIQLMDKTS, encoded by the exons ATGGGGATAAGATTCATATTAATGGTGAACAAGCAAGGACAAACTCGTTTAGCCCAATACTATGAATGGCTCACCCTCGAAGAACGCCGTGCCCTTGAAGGAGAAATTGTTCGCAAATGCCTTGCTCGCAACGAccaacag TGTTCCTTTGTAGAGCATcgcaactacaaaattatatacCGACGCTACGCatcattgtttttcttggttgGAGTTGACAATGATGAA AATGAGCTTGCGATTTTGGAATTCATACATCTTTTAGTTGAAACCATGGACCGTCATTTTGGCAATGTG TGTGAGCTAGACATCATGTTCCATTTAGAAAAAGCTCATTTCATGCTGGAAGAGATGGTCATGAATGGTTGCATTGTTGAGACAAGCAAGTCTAACATTCTGAGCCCAATACAACTGATGGACAAAACATCATAA
- the LOC112327614 gene encoding uncharacterized protein LOC112327614: MGMRPNTHFDKPGWKFLITSFKEQTGHAFTKTQLKNKWDGCKKDWRIWNKLVSETGVGWNSELGTIAASDEWWKQKIQEIRGAKKFRHVGIEPSLKNKFDRMYSNIVATGAFAWAPSSGVPAGSGVDPGTSNADIADDGLEEGSGDSEEDVIPDFQTDMARMVGGIHMSSSTNTKSGEKRKERDHYDVRGRKKKTSGIGVKLLTRCNHLLESMSTKSDSTSVNMDREGCSIPEVMAELHSIPGVSVDDDFHDFATEYLSLRRKREMWSSMGDMQQKLRWLQRMYERSKRA; encoded by the exons ATGGGAATGAGACCTAATACTCATTTCGATAAACCGGGGTGGAAATTTCTTATAACATCATTTAAAGAACAAACTGGGCATGCATTTACTaaaacacaattgaaaaacaaatgggatggaTGCAAAAAGGATTGGAGGATATGGAATAAGCTGGTTTCTGAAACCGGTGTTGGCTGGAATAGTGAATTAGGCACAATTGCAGCTAGTGATGAGTGgtggaaacaaaaaattcag gAAATTAGAGGAGCCAAAAAATTCAGACATGTCGGTATTGAGCCGtctttaaagaataaatttgacCGAATGTATTCCAACATTGTCGCAACTGGAGCGTTTGCATGGGCTCCTTCATCAGGTGTACCTGCTGGCAGTGGTGTTGATCCTGGTACAAGCAATGCCGACATTGCTGATGATGGTTTGGAAGAGGGCAGCGGTGATTCGGAGGAAGATGTGATTCCAGATTTCCAGACTGATATGGCTCGAATGGTTGGAGGGATACATATGTCTAGCAGCACCAATACAAAAAGCGgcgagaaaagaaaagaacgagaTCATTATGATGTGCgaggtagaaagaagaaaacatctgGAATTGGTGTTAAGTTGCTGACAAGGTGCAATCATCTACTTGAGAGTATGTCAACTAAGAGTGATTCGACGTCTGTTAATATGGATCGTGAAGGCTGTAGTATTCCCGAGGTCATGGCTGAACTGCACTCCATTCCTGGAGTTTCAGTTGACGATGATTTTCATGACTTCGCTACGGAGTATCTTAGtctaagaaggaaaagagaaatgtgGTCCAGTATGGGCGATATGCAACAGAAGTTGCGATGGTTGCAGCGAATGTATGAACGAAGTAAACGTGCTTAG
- the LOC7497609 gene encoding LOW QUALITY PROTEIN: uncharacterized protein LOC7497609 (The sequence of the model RefSeq protein was modified relative to this genomic sequence to represent the inferred CDS: inserted 2 bases in 2 codons; deleted 1 base in 1 codon), translating into MNRIVDQINYPSCGVSGASVDGAGDDSNGNDSDDSNDDDDDDDADIDGDSDDDDAFIIRRHFDREKLNLCTAGAINAYINYMYKEPCMVSYNTGMRWLTEVLRGHWKRSVNMFRMDATTLLSLCTDLETHHGLKPSRRMSVIEKVAMFLFTIAVGASNRQVQERFQHSGETVSRCFKEVLKSLRLFAVEIIKPVDPQFTSTPREIAMNPRFMPHFKNCVGAIDGTHVRACVPAANQIPFIGRKGVPTQNVMAACSFDMQFMFVWAGWEGSAHDTRIFLEAIDNSTINFPKPPEGKYYLVDAGYPNEYGYLGPYKARGITSKNLDVVDNQVRWRILQNMPAYPYKTQVEIVVASMALHNYIRRRSQDDAVFSEYDRNPNLIPDDFLPDTVQASAVQGSQRPSRMDFDEGKPHTKSHSYGALLPLLHFITEPSSSPATKPLSITFKFTTYCPSNRTVQVHAAKSKRKPKPXFLEQIHHKWSLKLTSTRDKFPWQEQEQQQQQQQEEEEEEEEEDIKEVDAVPSVSDTVSFNLPNRLTTPPWIHGATPKQAHFDYQPRKGDNSIHGVFENREDNVVNGGYFCFQLPEAKEIKDCSVHRYAENREEDNAEEDSREDNVANKKESVGKKINCNLNKFKDKHYYNSVELPGDKEKSIVTDLNDVVSLTEKPLMVTMEILAILRSVMMVIVIHLKFVMQGFKWVVSVTKKQLGDFENVEVSNNGVSNSNELPWKRTSGLDSLGEDKSRKKSNTDLAERMLPEHELKRLRNVALRMLERIKVGATGITQDLVDAIHEKWKLDEVVKLKFEWPLSCNMKRTHEILESRTGGLIIWRSGSSVVXYRGTTYKFQCVQSYTKQNEAGMDVLQYAEEATNSATSSAGMKDLARTMESIIPDAAKYLKDLSQEELMDFSELNHLLDELGPRYKDWCGREPLPVDADLLPAVVPGYKSPLRLLPYGVKPCLSNKNTTNFRRLARTTPPHFVLGRNRELQGLANAMVKLWERSAIAKIAIKRGVQYTRNEIMAEELKRLTGGTLLSRNKEYIVFYRGNDFLPPVINETLKERRKLAFLYQDEEDQARQMTSAFIGSSVKTTKGPLVAGTLVETVAAISRWGNQPSSEDVEEMIRDSALARHASLVKHLENKLAQAKGKLKKSEKDLAKVQENLEPTELPTDLETISDEERFLFRKIGLSMKPYLFLGRRGVFDGTIENMHLHWKYRELVKIIVERKGIAQVKHIAISLEAESGGVLVSVDRTTKGYAIIVYRGKNYMRPRAMRPENLLTRRQALARSVELQRYEALKHHITDLQERIELVTSELEEMEADKKSEVYKALYSKFDDASILNEDEEGEEEPILKVQYPNSEEDKLEDVPVYDSS; encoded by the exons ATGAACCGGATTGtagatcaaattaattatcctagttgTGGAGTTAGTGGTGCTTCAGTTGATGGTGCCGGAGATGATAGTAATGGAAACGACTCCGACGACAGTAATGACgacgacgatgatgatgatgccgaCATTGACGGTGATAGTGATGATGACGATGCATTTATTATAAGGAGGCATTTTGATagggaaaaattaaatttatgcacAGCTGGAGCTATAAACGcgtatattaattatatgtataaagaaCCATGTATGGTTTCCTATAACACAGGGATGCGTTGGTTGACGGAGGTTTTAAGAGGTCATTGGAAACGAAGTGTTAACATGTTCAGGATGGACGCAACAACTTTGTTGAGTTTGTGCACCGACTTGGAAACGCACCATGGCTTAAAACCGTCAAGAAGAATGAGCGTTATTGAAAAGGTGGCAATGTTTCTATTTACAATAGCAGTTGGGGCGTCAAATAGACAAGTGCAGGAAAGATTCCAGCATTCAGGTGAAACTGTTAGTAGATGTTTTAAAGAAGTGCTTAAATCATTACGTTTGTTTGCTGTAGAAATCATAAAACCAGTAGATCCACAATTTACGAGCACACCAAGAGAAATTGCTATGAATCCAAGATTTATGCCACATTTCaag AATTGTGTTGGTGCAATTGATGGAACACATGTTCGTGCATGCGTACCAGCTGCAAATCAAATTccatttattggaagaaaaggtgTACCAACACAAAATGTAATGGCCGCTTGTAGTTTCGACATGCAATTCATGTTCGTGTGGGCAGGATGGGAAGGCAGTGCACACGATACTCGTATTTTTCTGGAGGCTATTGACAATAGCACTATCAACTTTCCAAAACCTCCAGAAG gaaaatacTATTTGGTTGATGCTGGATATCCAAACGAGTATGGATATTTGGGTCCCTACAAAGCGAGAGGTATCACTTCCAAGAATTTAGACGTCGTGGACAACCAAGTG AGGTGgagaattttgcaaaacatgcCTGCTTATCCATACAAAACACAAGTTGAAATTGTAGTTGCATCAATGgcactacataattatattagaaggagatcgcaagATGATGCAGTTTTTTCTGAGTATGATCGCAACCCCAATTTGATTCCAGATGACTTTTTGCCTGATACTGTTCAGGCTTCGGCCGTTCAAGGCTCACAGAGGCCTTCACGTATGGATTTT GATGAAGGTAAACCTCACACCAAGAGCCACAGCTATGGCGCTCTCCTTCCACTCTTGCATTTCATCACTGAACCCTCTTCTTCTCCAGCCACAAAACCCCTCTCCATCACTTTTAAATTCACTACTTACTGTCCTTCTAATCGCACAGTTCAGGTTCATGCAGCTAAGTCTAAGAGAAAGCCCAAGC AGTTTCTTGAACAAATTCACCATAAATGGTCTCTCAAACTCACTTCAACAAGAGACAAGTTTCCCTggcaagaacaagaacaacagcaacaacaacaacaagaagaggaagaggaagaggaagaggaagacatAAAAGAAGTTGATGCAGTACCATCCGTGAGTGATACTGTGAGTTTCAATTTACCAAATCGCTTAACTACACCTCCTTGGATTCATGGAGCCACGCCCAAACAAGCCCATTTCGATTATCAACCTAGAAAAGGAGATAACTCTATTCATGGGGTTTTTGAGAATCGTGAAGATAATGTTGTAAATGGGGGTTAt TTCTGTTTTCAGTTACCAGAAGCTAAGGAGATAAAAGATTGTTCTGTTCATAGGTATGCGGAGAATCGTGAAGAAGATAATGCCGAAGAAGATAGTCGTGAAGATAATgttgctaataaaaaagaaagtgtaggaaagaaaattaattgcaatttaaacaaatttaaggacaaacattattataattcaGTTGAGTTACCAGGAGATAAGGAGAAGTCAATAGTTACGGATTTAAATGATGTGGTTTCGCTCACTGAGAAACCTTTGATGGTGACGATGGAGATTTTGGCAATATTGAGGTCTGTAATGATGGTCATTGTGATTCATTTGAAATTTGTCATGCAAGGATTCAAATGGGTAGTTTCTGTGACTAAGAAACAACTTGGGGATTTCGAAAACGTCGAGGTTTCTAATAATGGTGTTAGTAATTCAAATGAGTTGCCATGGAAGCGAACAAGTGGACTAGACTCTTTGGGAGAAGATAAGAGTAGGAAGAAGAGCAACACGGATTTGGCAGAGAGAATGTTGCCTGAACATGAGTTGAAGAGGCTAAGGAATGTGGCATTGAGGATGCTTGAGAGGATAAAAGTTGGGGCCACAGGCATTACGCAGGATTTGGTGGATGCCATTCATGAGAAGTGGAAGCTGGATGAAGTGGTGAAGTTGAAGTTTGAATGGCCGCTGTCATGCAACATGAAAAGGACACATGAGATTTTGGAG AGTAGAACTGGAGGTTTGATTATATGGAGATCAGGCAGTTCAGTGG TGTACAGAGGAACAACCTACAAATTTCAATGTGTACAGTCATATACCAAGCAAAATGAGGCTGGTATGGATGTTCTGCAATATGCGGAAGAAGCAACTAATAGTGCTACTAGCAGTGCAGGAATGAAGGACTTGGCTAGAACTATGGAATCAATTATACCTGATGCTGCTAAGTATTTAAAGGATCTATCTCAAGAAGAACTCATGGACTTCAGTGAACTCAACCATTTGTTAGATGAGTTGGGTCCACGGTATAAAGACTGGTGTGGTCGTGAGCCATTGCCTGTTGATGCAGACTTGCTTCCTGCTGTGGTTCCTGGATATAAATCTCCACTCAGACTTCTTCCTTATGGGGTAAAACCTTGTTTAAGCAACAAGAATACAACAAATTTCCGCAGGCTTGCTAGAACAACACCTCCTCATTTTGTGCTTG GAAGGAACAGGGAACTGCAAGGTTTGGCAAATGCTATGGTGAAGCTATGGGAAAGAAGTGCTATTGCAAAGATAGCCATCAAACGTGGAGTACAGTATACACGTAATGAGATTATGGCGGAAGAACTCAAG AGGTTGACAGGGGG AACACTGCTTTCTAGAAACAAGGAGTACATCGTATTTTACAGGGGTAATGACTTTTTGCCACCTGTTATTAATGAGACACTGAAAGAGAGGAGGAAACTAGCTTTCCTCTATCAAGATGAAGAAGATCAAGCCCGTCAGATGACCTCAGCCTTTATTGGATCAAGTGTCAAAACTACTAAAGGCCCCTTGGTTGCTGGAACACTCGTTGAAACTGTGGCAGCTATCTCTCGCTGGGGGAACCAACCAAGCAGTGAAGATGTGGAGGAAATGATAAGAGATTCAGCTTTGGCTAGACATGCTTCATTAGTGAAACATCTCGAGAATAAACTAGCTCAG GcaaaaggaaaactcaaaaaatCTGAGAAGGATCTGGCAAAAGTACAGGAGAATCTGGAACCGACTGAACTCCCAACAGATCTGGAAACCATAAGTGATGAGGAGAGGTTCTTGTTCCGTAAGATTGGTCTGAGTATGAAACCCTATCTCTTTCTAG GGAGGCGAGGTGTCTTTGATGGTACCATAGAAAATATGCACTTGCACTGGAAGTATCGTGAGTTGGTGAAGATAATTGTGGAACGAAAAGGTATTGCACAAGTCAAGCATATTGCAATTTCTTTGGAGGCTGAGAGTGGTGGTGTATTAGTCTCTGTGGATAGAACTACGAAAGGTTATGCCATAATTGTCTATCGTGGGAAGAATTATATGCGCCCCCGGGCAATGAGACCTGAGAATTTATTGACGAGGAGGCAGGCATTGGCCAGATCAGTGGAACTTCAGAGATATGAG gCTCTGAAGCATCATATCACAGATTTACAGGAAAGAATTGAGTTGGTCACGTCTGAACTT GAGGAGATGGAAGCTGACAAGAAATCTGAAGTGTACAAAGCCTTGTACTCAAAGTTTGATGATGCTTCTATTCTCAATGAAGATGAAGAG